From the genome of Brassica oleracea var. oleracea cultivar TO1000 chromosome C4, BOL, whole genome shotgun sequence:
GACCAAGTGAATAAAGGGAACAGAGTTGGGCAGACTTTCATCACAAGTGCTTGGAACGAAATGATTACATCATTTAATACCAAATTCGAGTCTCAACACGGCAAGGACGTTCTGAAGAACCGGTACAAACACTTGAGGAGGTTGTACAACGACATAAGGTTTCTTCTCGAGCAAGACGGGTTCTCATGGGATGCAAGGAGAGATATGGTTGTTGCAGATGATAGCGTTTGGTATCCATATATAAAGGTATGCAACATTCTTTCCCCTTTTTAAGATATATATATATATAGTTGTGTTGTGGTATGATTAAATGAAACGTGTGCAGGGACATCCAGAAGCTCGACCATATAGAGTCAAAACTATTCCAATTTACCCAAATCTTTGCTTTATTTTTGGTAAGCAAATGTCTGATGGGAGATACACACGCTTGGCTCAAGCTTTTGATCCCACTCCGGCAGAAACTGTGCGCATAAACGGTAAGCTTCTCTTTATTTTTGAATACCATGAGTTTCTGGGCCGTAATCCCCAGGCCCGACACATCATATAATATTAGTTTCGTCCAAGCGGTCACTCGAACGGGGGACTTCTGACACAATGGTCAGGATCCTTTCGAGTTGAGCTAACTATTTTTTTTTTTATCCCACTGTTATCTACTTTTGATTCATTAAGCTTTGTATGTGAGACTACTGCTACTGGAGAAGTGTTTCTTTGTCTTCTTATTTATATGAATCCTTGGCAGAAAGTGAAAGCGAAGATGGATTCAAGGAAACTTTCCAGATGGTGGTGCATGCTGCCGGTGAAGAGAAAGATGATTACCTCTGTAGCAGCAGTGGTCCTTCTCCGGTAGAATGGACAGCGGTCATGGACCGTTGTCTTATTGATCTTATGCTTGAGCAGGTCAATAGAGGAAACAAAGTTGGTGAGACCTTCACAGAGCAAGCTTGGGCGGAGATGGCAGAATCCTTCAATGCAAAGTTCGGATTGCAGGCTGACATGTTTACTCTGGAGAATCGTTACATATTGATGATGAAAGAGCGTGACGACGTCAACAACATCCTTAATCTTGATGGCTTTGTTTGGGATGGAGAGAAGCAAATCATAGTTGCTGAAGATGAACATTGGGAAGCTTATATAAAGGTAAGGAGGCTAATCTAATGAAACACCATAGTGATGTTTTTCTTACAAGGTGTCTGAATTTTGGCAGGAACATCCAGATGCAACTATATATAAAGGTGAAACCTTGGAGAGTTATGGTGATTTGTGCAAGCTATATGAACATCTCTCACACGAAGGCTTCAACTGTGAGAATCTTATGATCGAGTTGGATAACTATGGCCATGAGATTGATATGGTCGATGAGTTTAGTTCTTCTACTCACAAGCAGCATTGTAAGCGAACCAACCCAATTCCAAATCCGGGGATAGATTCACGTAAGGCTCAGAAGACGGGAGTGGAGATGATGAGGAAGCCTCTAAGTGAGGCAGAAGGTGAAGGCGAGGATAAATTCACAAGAATACAGAACGCCGTTGATGCACTACAAGCTTTACCAGACATGGATGATGAGCTTCTACTGGATGCTTGTGATCTTTTAGAAGATGAGAAGAGAGCAAAGACGTTCTTGGCTTTGGACGTCTCTTTAAGAAGGAAATGGCTAGTGAGGAAGCTCCGTCCTCCTTCGTCTAACGTCTAACGTCTAACGTTTAA
Proteins encoded in this window:
- the LOC106336880 gene encoding L10-interacting MYB domain-containing protein; its protein translation is MSGQTSCNNDRTRTYWTPTMERFFIDLMLDHLHRGNRTGHTFNKQAWNEMLSVFNSKFESQYDKDVLKIRYTTLWKQYNDVKSLLDHGGFSWDQTNEMVVGDESQWSCYLKSHPEARVYKTKPVLNFNDLCLIYGYTVADGRYSRSSHDVEFEDEINGVNIGESSSGSLVMSSKETSKTEWTPVMDQYFISLMLDQIGRGNKTGNAFSKQAWTDMLALFNSRFSGQYGKRVLRHRYNKLSKYHKDMGAILKQDGFSWDETLQMIAADDAVWNSYIKEYPLGRTYRMRSLPSYNDLELIFANQVQGKDDAVPDETNASQPQSSDRTRTFWTPPMDNYLIDLLYDQVNKGNRVGQTFITSAWNEMITSFNTKFESQHGKDVLKNRYKHLRRLYNDIRFLLEQDGFSWDARRDMVVADDSVWYPYIKGHPEARPYRVKTIPIYPNLCFIFGKQMSDGRYTRLAQAFDPTPAETVRINESESEDGFKETFQMVVHAAGEEKDDYLCSSSGPSPVEWTAVMDRCLIDLMLEQVNRGNKVGETFTEQAWAEMAESFNAKFGLQADMFTLENRYILMMKERDDVNNILNLDGFVWDGEKQIIVAEDEHWEAYIKEHPDATIYKGETLESYGDLCKLYEHLSHEGFNCENLMIELDNYGHEIDMVDEFSSSTHKQHCKRTNPIPNPGIDSRKAQKTGVEMMRKPLSEAEGEGEDKFTRIQNAVDALQALPDMDDELLLDACDLLEDEKRAKTFLALDVSLRRKWLVRKLRPPSSNV